Proteins encoded by one window of uncultured Draconibacterium sp.:
- the dut gene encoding dUTP diphosphatase, with amino-acid sequence MQVKIVNKSKNELPAYSTLFSAGMDLRANLDEAVVLKPLERKLVPTGLFIELPQGYEAQVRPRSGLALKKGITVLNTPGTIDADYRGEIGVILINLSNEDFVIENGERICQMVVAAHATVEWDLVEVLEESERGAGGFGHTGKH; translated from the coding sequence ATGCAGGTTAAAATTGTTAACAAATCAAAGAATGAATTACCGGCTTACAGCACCTTATTTTCGGCCGGAATGGACTTACGTGCAAACCTTGATGAAGCAGTTGTTTTAAAGCCGTTGGAGCGCAAACTCGTACCAACCGGATTATTTATTGAATTGCCTCAGGGTTACGAAGCTCAGGTTCGTCCGAGAAGTGGTTTGGCATTAAAAAAGGGAATTACTGTATTGAATACTCCCGGAACAATTGATGCCGATTACCGCGGAGAAATAGGTGTTATTCTCATCAACCTGTCGAACGAAGATTTTGTTATAGAAAATGGAGAGCGCATTTGCCAAATGGTTGTTGCCGCACATGCAACTGTGGAATGGGATTTGGTAGAGGTGTTGGAAGAATCAGAAAGAGGAGCGGGAGGCTTTGGCCACACCGGAAAACATTAA
- a CDS encoding tetratricopeptide repeat protein, protein MKRIFIKGLGIAAFSFVAFACSGPKQVTEQEVAQAAVNTPTTELVEQKQAEFEYFFVEALKQKMFGNAQEAIRLLSSCLEIDPNSSAAMFELANIHAANNDFTSASLLLEKAISLNPDNKWYKLLLAQVYQQTRKYSEAADIYARLLKKEPENLEYIYMNAALLATAQRFDEAIVAYDRMEKETGINEQISVAKQQIYVSTGEIDKAFAEINKLIENSPNEAKYYGLLADLYQSQGDSENALKNYEKIQEMDPENGFVHFSLANYYLENGDKEKSFEETKAGFASDAVDIQTKMQLYMMLTANPAQSTLNEKQRGELIQILLEKNADESLVHTIHAEELLKQNKLAEGRKALLKAIEIEPNDYMVWERIMYIDNDLQEWEKLYEHTGKIIELFPNQPQGYFFKAIACVQLEKFDETIELSEEGMDYVIDNPQLQANFLMLKGEAIYKNGNRPEAFKVFDKAVKIDPENYLTLNNYAYYLSVEGINLDKAERMSGKVVERFPDNATYLDTHAWVLFKKGEYTLAKFYMDSAIKNSDDESDTLLEHYGDILYKTGNVEEAVKYWKKAKESGSESKVLDRKIEEQKYIEE, encoded by the coding sequence ATGAAGAGAATTTTTATAAAAGGACTTGGTATTGCAGCGTTTTCATTTGTTGCTTTTGCATGTTCAGGACCTAAACAGGTTACTGAGCAGGAAGTGGCACAAGCTGCAGTAAATACACCAACCACCGAATTAGTTGAACAGAAACAGGCTGAATTTGAATACTTTTTTGTTGAAGCATTAAAGCAAAAAATGTTTGGTAACGCACAGGAAGCCATCCGTTTGCTTTCGAGTTGCCTGGAGATCGATCCGAATTCATCGGCAGCAATGTTCGAGTTGGCAAATATTCATGCGGCAAACAACGATTTTACAAGTGCTTCGTTGCTGCTGGAAAAAGCCATCAGTTTAAATCCCGATAATAAGTGGTATAAATTGTTATTGGCACAGGTTTATCAGCAAACGCGAAAGTACTCGGAGGCAGCAGATATTTATGCCAGACTTCTGAAAAAAGAGCCCGAAAATCTGGAATATATATACATGAATGCGGCGCTGCTGGCTACTGCACAACGTTTTGATGAAGCCATTGTAGCCTACGATCGAATGGAAAAAGAAACCGGGATTAACGAGCAGATTTCGGTAGCAAAACAGCAGATTTACGTATCTACAGGTGAAATTGATAAAGCTTTTGCAGAGATCAACAAACTGATTGAAAACAGTCCGAACGAAGCTAAATATTACGGATTACTTGCCGATCTATATCAAAGCCAGGGCGATTCTGAAAATGCCCTGAAAAACTACGAAAAAATACAGGAAATGGATCCGGAAAACGGATTTGTTCATTTTTCGTTGGCAAACTACTACCTCGAAAACGGCGATAAGGAAAAATCGTTTGAGGAAACAAAAGCCGGTTTTGCAAGCGATGCGGTTGATATTCAAACAAAAATGCAATTGTATATGATGTTAACGGCAAATCCGGCGCAGTCGACATTAAATGAAAAACAGCGTGGAGAGCTAATTCAAATATTGCTTGAGAAAAATGCTGATGAATCATTGGTACATACCATTCATGCCGAAGAACTTTTAAAACAAAATAAACTTGCCGAAGGTCGCAAAGCATTGCTAAAAGCGATTGAAATAGAACCAAACGATTACATGGTTTGGGAGCGCATAATGTACATCGACAATGATTTGCAGGAATGGGAAAAATTGTACGAACATACCGGTAAAATAATCGAGTTGTTTCCCAACCAGCCGCAGGGCTATTTTTTCAAGGCAATTGCTTGTGTTCAGTTGGAAAAATTCGACGAAACCATTGAACTAAGCGAAGAAGGAATGGATTACGTAATTGATAATCCGCAATTGCAAGCAAACTTTCTGATGTTGAAAGGCGAGGCCATTTACAAAAACGGCAACCGACCTGAAGCATTTAAAGTATTTGATAAAGCCGTTAAAATCGATCCCGAAAATTACCTCACTTTAAACAACTATGCCTACTATTTATCCGTAGAAGGAATTAATCTTGACAAAGCCGAACGTATGAGTGGTAAAGTTGTTGAACGTTTCCCGGATAATGCGACCTACCTGGATACACATGCCTGGGTTCTGTTTAAGAAAGGCGAATATACATTGGCCAAATTTTACATGGATTCGGCCATTAAAAACAGTGACGACGAAAGCGATACTTTATTAGAACATTACGGCGACATTTTATATAAAACGGGCAATGTGGAAGAAGCTGTAAAGTATTGGAAAAAGGCAAAAGAAAGCGGGAGTGAATCAAAAGTTCTTGACCGTAAAATTGAGGAACAAAAATATATTGAAGAGTAG